Proteins encoded together in one Elusimicrobiota bacterium window:
- a CDS encoding cobalamin B12-binding domain-containing protein, with protein sequence MPNPSGPRIVVATTPIRPLPTDYAPVGSLSVLSALNRAGYKNTHFYNIDLLRPSYEQAVRDIAALKPDVFAISAVVSTAYEYTKKLSLDVKRALPGTTVIMGGNLGTSAEILLRKTGIDFIVTGEGERAAVDFMRLWETAPKSREEYRQVKGLAFVDGKGELAVTPYAEPLKPEELYDIDWGILEDLGQLDYFIVPAANSGKLAVTDREDPKIIKVKRDGKTVAMINTCKGCVARCTFCHRWDKGIRYIPVPVLMRRMDEMMRRHNVGFFRMGDENFGSDKRWLSEFLAEIKKRDVLWRVGGMRVNSITPEYIDLMKAAGCVTIFYGMESGSQKMIDVMEKKTTVEQNKRVMKWMVEKDVSTIIQLIVGMPGEDTGTVAETCDFLRYSATLTPDWDPNNVSVNFAQALPGTPLYEVGRRRGLIGQSLDDEEEYLLKISDRDARDGETAINFTEFPRLLLERWHYDLQSAGRFAFIEKFGMEAYKRILAKSALFEEEPDSGYFASPARDRVLESSASTDKLHQQADRSKFSMSRYPSILALIRMRKFNMLPILHPRLFMRLGFISTWIVFINAARKYGVAQIPHMVGEYLSWRVTGLFVRRQGFPRLSLRKMVNENHLPPIPADSPAMESLRAGR encoded by the coding sequence ATGCCCAATCCCTCAGGCCCTAGAATCGTGGTGGCCACCACTCCCATCCGCCCTTTGCCCACGGACTACGCCCCGGTGGGAAGCCTCTCGGTCTTGAGCGCCTTGAACCGCGCAGGCTACAAGAATACCCATTTCTACAATATAGACCTCCTGCGCCCCTCGTATGAGCAGGCGGTCCGGGACATTGCAGCACTCAAGCCGGACGTCTTCGCGATCTCCGCGGTGGTCTCGACCGCCTACGAATACACCAAGAAGCTCTCCTTGGACGTCAAGCGCGCCCTGCCGGGGACGACAGTCATCATGGGCGGAAACCTCGGCACTTCCGCGGAGATACTCCTGCGCAAGACCGGAATAGACTTCATCGTCACCGGCGAGGGCGAGCGGGCGGCCGTGGACTTCATGCGCCTGTGGGAGACGGCCCCCAAGAGCCGCGAGGAGTACAGACAGGTCAAAGGGCTGGCCTTTGTCGACGGCAAGGGCGAGCTCGCGGTGACTCCCTACGCCGAGCCCCTGAAGCCCGAGGAGCTCTACGACATAGACTGGGGAATCCTCGAGGACCTCGGCCAGCTCGACTATTTCATAGTGCCCGCCGCCAATTCCGGCAAGCTCGCCGTGACCGACCGCGAGGATCCCAAGATCATCAAGGTCAAGCGCGACGGGAAAACCGTGGCCATGATCAACACCTGCAAGGGGTGCGTGGCCCGCTGCACCTTCTGCCACCGCTGGGACAAGGGCATACGCTACATCCCGGTGCCGGTCCTCATGAGGCGCATGGACGAGATGATGCGTCGGCACAACGTGGGATTTTTCCGCATGGGCGACGAGAACTTCGGCTCGGACAAGCGCTGGCTCTCGGAGTTTCTCGCCGAGATCAAGAAGCGGGACGTGCTCTGGCGCGTGGGCGGCATGCGCGTCAACTCCATCACCCCCGAGTACATAGACCTCATGAAGGCCGCGGGCTGCGTCACCATCTTCTACGGCATGGAAAGCGGCAGCCAGAAGATGATCGACGTCATGGAGAAGAAGACCACGGTTGAGCAGAACAAGAGGGTCATGAAGTGGATGGTGGAAAAAGACGTGAGCACCATCATCCAACTCATCGTGGGCATGCCCGGCGAGGACACCGGGACCGTGGCCGAGACCTGCGATTTTTTGCGCTACTCGGCCACCCTCACTCCGGATTGGGACCCTAACAACGTGAGCGTGAACTTCGCCCAGGCTTTGCCCGGAACTCCCCTCTACGAGGTCGGGCGCCGGCGCGGCCTCATCGGCCAGAGCCTGGACGACGAGGAAGAGTACCTCCTCAAGATATCCGACCGAGACGCCCGAGACGGGGAGACCGCGATCAATTTCACCGAGTTTCCGCGCCTGCTCCTGGAGCGCTGGCATTACGATCTGCAGAGCGCCGGGCGCTTCGCCTTCATCGAGAAATTCGGCATGGAGGCCTACAAGCGGATACTCGCCAAGTCCGCCCTGTTCGAGGAGGAGCCCGACTCCGGCTACTTCGCCTCCCCGGCCCGCGACCGGGTGCTCGAGTCGAGCGCTTCCACCGACAAGCTCCACCAGCAGGCAGACCGCTCCAAGTTCAGCATGAGCCGCTATCCCTCGATTCTCGCCTTGATCCGGATGCGCAAGTTCAACATGCTTCCCATCCTCCATCCGCGGCTTTTCATGAGGCTCGGGTTCATCAGCACCTGGATCGTGTTCATCAACGCGGCGCGCAAGTACGGGGTCGCCCAGATCCCGCACATGGTCGGGGAATATCTCTCCTGGCGGGTCACGGGGCTCTTCGTGCGGCGGCAAGGCTTTCCGCGACTTTCCCTGCGCAAGATGGTGAATGAGAACCACCTGCCCCCTATCCCGGCCGACAGCCCGGCCATGGAGTCCCTGAGGGCGGGGCGCTGA